A genomic region of Gemmata massiliana contains the following coding sequences:
- a CDS encoding patatin-like phospholipase family protein, giving the protein MPTQHEQPSDHVCNRASAKAQQPQTSGPEFDRKAVITIQGGGVYGLSLLGQLQGLIDKGIEPFALAGTSAGAIVATLFWAGLKPETIRDHFAALAKSPTGLSDLVGPFGSRTNRFDYAAFRRVVLRYQRYIGFLKREFEYSTWDAQHWPRRFMNWVLGLPDVLRIVRDVLFPFRRLAGQRGLFPGDAFELEIDKLLRNSPLIAGVKAAGGDVPPPPNTLGGRLLTFGDFHRWLDDELEFFGPLFLTATNLVTRQLELIEFPNPNYFCLPVARAVRASAGFPFFFRPVNETYGDTRYASYVDGGVICNFPAFVFADTFRTRLIGQRDRADYQSFAARTWVHIGLRLGNDKQTQNPQKMTDPEEFLKAVFGLAAGGARSELEQRLAGVVTRSLTVEQAPDSVGGPKNVLDIHDLTPQVVNVMFSLGREAARSAICNHTFNLPNPSPVRDVLKDLVKRAAIALGDPSNSQFQLRANVFVPQGQQLILRYSFNMDDPVANPDHDMAFGADQGLSGFCFLHRAPMLCNLQLLDRAFDTADDPARLFGFDSTLQGKVRPDRTWLLSVPIFDPYSLLAKRVDWTPDGQPEGPYYKALETTLDGAVFGVLNLDAHLPYTGVQPAYDPNPANLIHDLRICTVRDIMLRAAYTIGGIFSAEYPGRK; this is encoded by the coding sequence ATGCCAACGCAACACGAACAGCCTTCTGACCACGTCTGCAACAGGGCTAGTGCCAAGGCGCAACAGCCCCAAACCTCAGGCCCTGAGTTCGACAGAAAAGCTGTCATTACGATTCAAGGTGGCGGTGTGTACGGGCTCAGCCTGCTCGGACAGCTTCAAGGTCTGATCGACAAAGGGATTGAGCCCTTCGCCCTGGCGGGGACATCCGCAGGAGCTATTGTCGCGACCCTATTTTGGGCCGGTTTGAAGCCGGAGACAATCCGTGACCATTTTGCCGCATTAGCGAAAAGCCCGACGGGGCTGTCGGATCTCGTAGGCCCCTTCGGCTCTCGCACCAACCGGTTTGACTATGCAGCCTTCCGTCGTGTCGTTCTGAGGTATCAACGGTACATAGGGTTTTTGAAACGAGAATTTGAATACAGCACTTGGGATGCACAACACTGGCCGCGCCGGTTCATGAATTGGGTGCTTGGTCTGCCCGATGTCCTTCGTATTGTGCGAGACGTTCTGTTCCCGTTCCGCCGACTTGCCGGACAGCGAGGGCTGTTTCCCGGCGACGCGTTCGAGTTAGAGATCGACAAATTGCTCCGCAATTCACCTCTCATCGCAGGGGTAAAAGCAGCAGGAGGTGACGTTCCTCCTCCTCCGAACACTCTCGGGGGACGCCTCCTAACGTTCGGTGACTTCCACCGTTGGCTCGACGACGAACTGGAATTTTTCGGCCCATTATTTTTGACGGCCACGAACCTCGTGACGCGCCAGCTTGAATTGATCGAGTTCCCAAACCCTAACTACTTCTGCCTGCCAGTTGCTCGCGCGGTACGAGCGTCAGCCGGATTTCCGTTCTTCTTTCGCCCGGTAAATGAAACTTACGGAGATACACGGTACGCCAGTTACGTAGACGGTGGAGTCATCTGCAACTTTCCGGCATTCGTATTCGCGGATACGTTCCGAACACGTTTGATTGGTCAACGAGACCGAGCCGATTACCAGTCGTTCGCTGCTCGAACATGGGTACACATTGGGTTGCGCCTGGGGAATGACAAACAAACTCAGAACCCGCAGAAAATGACCGACCCGGAGGAGTTCCTTAAAGCCGTCTTCGGATTAGCTGCGGGCGGCGCTCGGAGCGAACTTGAACAACGCCTTGCGGGCGTCGTAACACGCTCTTTGACCGTCGAGCAGGCCCCAGACAGCGTTGGTGGCCCCAAGAATGTGTTGGACATCCACGATTTAACCCCCCAAGTCGTGAATGTCATGTTTTCGCTCGGTCGGGAAGCTGCCAGGAGCGCGATCTGCAATCACACGTTCAATCTGCCCAATCCATCACCAGTACGCGATGTTCTGAAAGACCTCGTGAAGCGTGCAGCCATTGCACTTGGCGATCCGAGCAATTCGCAGTTCCAGTTAAGGGCGAACGTGTTCGTTCCTCAAGGGCAGCAGTTGATTCTTCGATACTCGTTCAACATGGATGATCCCGTGGCGAACCCGGACCACGACATGGCTTTTGGAGCGGATCAAGGGCTGTCCGGATTTTGTTTTCTTCACCGAGCCCCCATGCTGTGCAATTTACAACTCTTGGACCGGGCATTTGATACTGCTGACGACCCAGCGCGATTGTTCGGATTCGATTCGACGTTACAAGGAAAAGTGCGGCCGGACCGGACGTGGTTGCTCAGCGTTCCAATTTTCGACCCTTACTCACTTCTCGCGAAGCGGGTTGATTGGACACCTGATGGGCAACCCGAGGGGCCGTACTACAAAGCGCTGGAAACCACGCTAGACGGTGCTGTATTCGGTGTGCTAAACTTAGACGCACATTTGCCTTATACGGGTGTTCAACCCGCGTACGATCCGAACCCGGCGAACCTAATTCATGATCTCCGCATCTGTACCGTGCGGGATATAATGCTCCGCGCGGCCTACACCATCGGCGGAATTTTCTCCGCCGAATACCCCGGCCGAAAGTGA
- a CDS encoding type ISP restriction/modification enzyme, translated as MRVNGRFIVPDGTLQDEYHLPRGYWEAKDTDDNLETEIEKKIEKKYPLTNTIFEDTRRAFLFQNGKETARFDLTKSSPVEDLLTTFYAFTEPDIIGFERAIEEFQARVPELGKGLATLITESHKKNKAFQTTFGDFFDLCRASLNPNIRTDAVDEMLVQHLLTERLFRKVFGDSDFVQRNVIAQKVDAVVQALVLKSFNRDEYLKPLDRFYKAIEKAAETIDDFQGKQHFLNTVYERFFQGYSVKLADTHGIVCTPQSMVDFMCSSVSEVLQNEFGTALGADGVNVLDPCTGMGNFAVNLIRRVPKKNLPRFYRNNLFANEVMLLPYYIASLNVEHAYYEETGEYEACDGLCFVDTLDLADPRQRSLELFEEKNAARVEKQKGAAITVIVGNPPYNAWQLNENDNNKNRKYEVVDERVRLTYSRDSTARNKSALSDPYVKFFRWATDRLDSRDGIVCFVSNNSFVEQIAFDGMRKQLLKDFTRIYHLHLEGNVRENPKLAGTTYNAFGIQVGVGITIAIRSKRHTDRRLYFHRIDKNLRRQEKLAWLSQRKTCSGVPWQLLKPDVRHTWLVPENEDKFAQFIPFSGASGSVTTLHPIFRLDCVGVKTNRDQVVYDHNRSALETRVKDFIEEYNGEVDRFKRAKGKINVDDFVRYDKIKWSRDLKADLKRGRDCTFSESKVRTALYRPFCKQLLFFDRIMNEEVYLFPQTFPTVASESENRVIVVSDVGYRADGFSVLMSDRVVDQHLCASVDAHRCFPFYVYDEDGSNRRDNVTDQILEQFQTRYQDDSITKWDIFHYVYGILHHPGYRAKFSNNLKKSPPRIPFAPDFRAFANAGHELAELHLNYEDSPPDLLKYETTPDVPLSYEVTEKMKLSKDKTRLWVNASLTLADIPPEAFKYRLGNRSALEWMIDQYHVIEDGGIRSDPNRPDDEEYIVRLVCQVVRISVLTFKIVEALPTEYSVPSTVTADTLS; from the coding sequence ATGAGGGTAAACGGGCGCTTCATCGTTCCCGACGGTACCCTTCAGGACGAGTACCACCTGCCGCGCGGGTATTGGGAGGCGAAGGACACCGACGATAACCTCGAAACTGAGATCGAGAAGAAGATCGAGAAGAAGTACCCGCTCACGAACACCATTTTCGAGGACACGCGGCGGGCGTTTCTGTTCCAGAACGGGAAAGAGACGGCGCGGTTCGATCTGACGAAATCCTCGCCCGTCGAGGATCTGCTCACCACCTTCTACGCCTTCACTGAGCCGGACATCATCGGGTTCGAGCGGGCGATCGAAGAGTTCCAGGCCCGGGTACCGGAACTCGGGAAGGGATTGGCGACCCTGATCACGGAGTCCCACAAGAAAAATAAGGCGTTCCAGACCACGTTCGGGGACTTTTTCGATCTCTGCCGCGCCTCACTCAACCCGAACATCCGAACCGATGCCGTGGATGAGATGCTTGTCCAGCACCTCCTGACCGAGCGCCTGTTCCGAAAAGTGTTCGGCGACTCGGACTTCGTTCAACGGAATGTGATCGCCCAAAAAGTGGATGCGGTCGTCCAGGCGCTGGTACTGAAGAGTTTCAACCGCGACGAATACCTCAAGCCCCTCGACCGTTTCTACAAGGCCATCGAAAAGGCCGCCGAGACAATCGACGACTTCCAAGGTAAGCAGCACTTCTTGAACACGGTGTACGAGCGGTTCTTTCAGGGGTACTCGGTCAAGTTGGCGGACACGCATGGGATCGTATGCACCCCACAGTCGATGGTCGATTTCATGTGTTCCAGTGTGAGCGAGGTGTTGCAAAACGAGTTCGGAACCGCACTTGGGGCGGACGGGGTGAACGTTTTGGACCCCTGTACCGGCATGGGAAATTTCGCGGTTAACCTGATCCGACGCGTGCCGAAGAAGAACCTGCCCCGTTTCTACCGGAACAACCTGTTCGCCAACGAGGTGATGCTTCTGCCGTACTACATTGCGTCCCTCAACGTCGAGCACGCGTATTACGAGGAAACGGGGGAGTACGAGGCATGTGACGGACTGTGTTTCGTGGACACGCTCGATCTGGCTGACCCGCGACAGCGAAGCCTAGAGTTGTTCGAGGAAAAGAACGCGGCCCGGGTCGAGAAACAGAAGGGAGCCGCGATCACCGTGATCGTCGGCAACCCGCCATACAACGCGTGGCAGCTCAATGAGAACGATAATAACAAAAACCGGAAGTACGAAGTCGTAGACGAGCGAGTTAGGCTTACGTACTCGAGAGACTCGACGGCGCGCAACAAGAGCGCTCTATCCGACCCCTACGTTAAATTCTTCAGGTGGGCCACGGATCGTCTCGATTCGCGAGATGGGATCGTGTGTTTCGTTAGCAACAACAGCTTCGTCGAGCAGATCGCGTTCGACGGGATGCGAAAGCAGCTACTGAAAGACTTCACCCGGATCTATCACCTGCACCTAGAGGGCAACGTCCGCGAGAACCCGAAACTGGCCGGCACAACGTACAACGCGTTCGGCATCCAAGTCGGCGTCGGTATCACGATCGCGATCCGCTCGAAGCGACACACCGACCGACGGCTCTACTTCCACCGCATCGACAAGAATCTCCGCCGACAGGAGAAACTGGCTTGGCTCTCGCAGCGGAAGACATGCTCCGGTGTTCCGTGGCAACTTTTGAAGCCGGACGTCCGTCACACGTGGCTCGTGCCTGAAAACGAAGACAAATTCGCGCAGTTTATTCCGTTCTCTGGCGCTAGCGGCAGTGTAACGACGCTTCACCCAATTTTTCGACTCGATTGCGTCGGTGTGAAGACCAATCGCGATCAAGTCGTTTACGACCACAACCGCTCAGCTCTCGAGACCAGGGTGAAGGATTTCATCGAAGAGTATAACGGCGAAGTGGACCGCTTTAAGCGTGCCAAAGGCAAAATCAATGTAGATGACTTTGTGCGGTATGACAAAATCAAGTGGAGTCGCGATCTTAAAGCGGACCTGAAGCGCGGCAGGGACTGCACATTCTCTGAGTCAAAAGTGCGTACCGCTTTGTACCGACCCTTCTGCAAGCAACTCCTGTTTTTTGATCGGATCATGAATGAGGAAGTGTACTTATTTCCACAAACGTTTCCAACCGTGGCATCGGAGTCCGAGAACCGTGTGATCGTAGTCAGCGACGTCGGATACCGTGCCGACGGATTTAGCGTCTTGATGTCTGACCGGGTCGTTGACCAGCACCTCTGCGCGAGCGTAGACGCCCACCGGTGTTTCCCGTTCTATGTCTACGACGAGGATGGCTCGAACCGTCGGGACAACGTGACCGATCAAATCCTCGAACAGTTCCAAACACGCTATCAGGACGACAGCATTACAAAGTGGGACATATTCCACTATGTCTACGGCATACTCCACCATCCCGGATACCGTGCGAAGTTCTCCAACAATCTGAAGAAAAGTCCGCCACGAATCCCTTTTGCACCTGACTTCCGGGCGTTCGCGAATGCCGGTCACGAACTCGCCGAGTTGCACTTGAACTACGAGGACAGTCCGCCGGACCTCCTGAAGTACGAGACCACTCCGGACGTGCCGCTCAGCTACGAGGTCACGGAGAAAATGAAGTTGAGCAAGGACAAGACGCGCCTCTGGGTCAACGCCTCACTTACGCTGGCCGATATCCCACCGGAAGCATTCAAGTATCGGCTCGGTAACCGATCAGCGCTAGAGTGGATGATCGATCAATACCACGTGATCGAAGACGGTGGCATTCGATCTGATCCGAATAGGCCCGATGACGAAGAGTATATCGTCCGTCTCGTCTGCCAAGTGGTGAGAATCAGCGTGCTAACATTCAAGATCGTGGAAGCCTTACCGACCGAATACTCAGTTCCGTCGACGGTCACTGCGGACACGTTATCTTGA
- a CDS encoding helix-turn-helix domain-containing protein, whose translation MRPTYSFPEAVVDAIARDRYGHPDPRVQERMEVLWLKSKGEPHGRIAELANVSRSTVQRTLRIYAAKGLDGIRSFGWKGQPSALTPHAATVEEAFRQHPPHTAHEAARRIEALTGVRRKESRVRRFLKNDLGMKCLKVAPIPVPPKKTVEEHARAQADFLKGGAGTEVGAGAVR comes from the coding sequence GTGCGCCCCACGTATTCGTTTCCGGAGGCCGTGGTCGATGCGATCGCGCGGGATCGGTACGGGCACCCGGACCCGCGTGTGCAAGAGCGCATGGAGGTCCTTTGGCTCAAGAGCAAGGGGGAACCGCACGGGCGTATCGCGGAGTTGGCCAACGTGTCGCGGTCCACGGTCCAGCGGACGTTGCGAATCTACGCGGCCAAGGGCCTCGACGGCATTCGGTCGTTCGGGTGGAAGGGCCAACCCAGTGCCCTGACCCCGCACGCCGCGACGGTCGAAGAGGCGTTCCGCCAGCATCCGCCGCACACGGCGCACGAGGCCGCGCGGCGGATCGAGGCGTTGACGGGCGTTCGGCGGAAGGAATCGCGGGTCCGCCGGTTCCTGAAGAACGACCTGGGGATGAAGTGCTTGAAGGTGGCACCGATCCCGGTGCCGCCCAAGAAGACCGTCGAGGAGCACGCCCGCGCGCAGGCGGACTTTTTAAAAGGCGGAGCTGGAACCGAAGTTGGCGCAGGCGCGGTGCGGTAA
- a CDS encoding IS630 family transposase produces MDASHFVLASFLGWVWCFVRLYVRTASGRQRYNVLGALNAVTHELVTEINTTYITATSVCALLQKIASRGVRVPVTLVLDNARYQRCLLVQDLAKELGIELLFLPSYSPNLNLIERLWKFVKKEVLNSRHHQDFKRFQDAIDGCLADLTTKHREKLATLLTHNFQTWNDVSLLDA; encoded by the coding sequence GTGGACGCGTCACATTTCGTGCTGGCGTCGTTTCTGGGTTGGGTGTGGTGCTTCGTACGCCTGTACGTGCGGACCGCCAGTGGTCGGCAGAGGTACAACGTGCTGGGCGCGTTGAACGCGGTCACGCACGAGTTGGTGACGGAGATCAACACGACGTACATCACCGCCACCTCGGTGTGCGCGTTGCTCCAGAAGATCGCGAGCCGGGGCGTGCGAGTGCCGGTGACGCTGGTACTGGACAACGCGCGTTACCAGCGGTGCCTCTTGGTGCAGGACTTGGCCAAAGAGTTGGGCATCGAGTTGCTGTTCCTGCCGAGTTACTCGCCGAATCTGAACCTGATCGAGCGGCTGTGGAAGTTCGTCAAGAAAGAGGTGCTGAACAGCCGCCACCATCAGGACTTCAAGAGGTTTCAGGACGCCATCGACGGATGCTTGGCCGATCTGACGACCAAGCACCGAGAGAAGCTGGCCACCCTGTTGACGCACAACTTCCAAACCTGGAACGATGTGTCACTCTTGGATGCGTAA
- a CDS encoding helix-turn-helix domain-containing protein: MSTALSGPVRILPYVALLVQEFRTMGRPAKPMFQAPTSEEICSEGALSPEGAAEFTSLSRTEIDRAIVRGEIETFRYGRRVLIAKREMVRWLADLRDKSLQSTGRI, translated from the coding sequence GTGAGCACGGCCCTCTCTGGACCAGTGCGTATCCTGCCCTACGTCGCCCTTCTTGTTCAGGAGTTTCGCACAATGGGACGTCCAGCCAAGCCCATGTTCCAGGCCCCGACCTCGGAAGAGATTTGCTCCGAAGGCGCCCTCTCGCCGGAGGGGGCTGCTGAGTTTACGTCGCTTTCCCGAACGGAGATCGATCGGGCGATCGTCCGGGGTGAGATCGAGACGTTCCGCTACGGCCGCCGTGTGCTGATCGCGAAACGAGAGATGGTCCGATGGCTCGCGGATTTGCGAGACAAAAGTTTGCAATCCACCGGCCGCATCTGA
- a CDS encoding helix-turn-helix domain-containing protein — protein MTFAEKLRELRDAKGLSEAKLADLSGVPFGTVHEYGLGRRKPSFAAVLKIAKALGVTCEAFSMCSDLIGEEQPPEPAEKKSKGKK, from the coding sequence ATGACGTTTGCCGAGAAGTTGCGCGAACTGCGAGACGCGAAGGGGTTGAGCGAAGCAAAGCTCGCTGATTTAAGCGGCGTTCCGTTTGGTACGGTTCACGAGTACGGTCTGGGCCGCCGCAAGCCGTCATTCGCGGCGGTACTCAAGATAGCAAAGGCTCTTGGCGTAACGTGCGAGGCGTTCTCGATGTGCTCCGATCTAATCGGTGAGGAGCAGCCACCCGAACCCGCCGAGAAGAAGTCGAAGGGGAAGAAGTGA
- a CDS encoding ArsR/SmtB family transcription factor, which produces MAKKSKPKSKAQPNPQADWYAAFGEPTRLALIGVLATGAQTVTKLAREIETEMVNVSHHLKIMRDADLVITERDGRFVIYQLMGATVKGTTLELAHTSGAKVALPLE; this is translated from the coding sequence ATGGCGAAGAAATCCAAACCCAAATCCAAAGCCCAACCCAATCCTCAAGCCGACTGGTACGCCGCGTTCGGCGAGCCGACCCGTTTGGCCCTAATCGGCGTGCTTGCCACGGGCGCGCAGACCGTAACGAAGCTCGCGCGCGAGATCGAGACTGAGATGGTGAACGTGTCGCACCACCTCAAGATCATGCGCGATGCGGATCTGGTGATTACTGAGCGCGACGGGCGATTCGTGATCTACCAACTCATGGGCGCCACCGTGAAGGGCACGACACTCGAACTGGCCCACACATCCGGAGCCAAAGTAGCTCTGCCGCTAGAGTGA
- a CDS encoding transposase, translating into MPHQPTALDGRSHAIIAPTAPVVPLVSALAALVPRSAPRLARLFVGAILARGRQTVTSWIRAAGLGDEYRSCYTMVAATGSRPDRIAARLLREVVKPLVGDARRLSFALDDTPTERYGPHSVRVIDGYGSTPKGVTIRNAL; encoded by the coding sequence TTGCCACACCAGCCCACTGCCCTGGACGGACGCAGCCATGCCATCATCGCACCCACTGCCCCCGTCGTGCCACTGGTTTCCGCCCTCGCCGCCCTGGTCCCGCGGTCCGCTCCGCGCCTGGCGCGGCTCTTCGTCGGAGCCATATTGGCCCGCGGGCGGCAAACCGTTACGAGCTGGATTCGGGCGGCCGGGTTGGGCGATGAGTACCGGTCGTGCTACACGATGGTGGCGGCCACCGGGAGCCGGCCCGATCGTATCGCCGCCCGGTTGCTCCGCGAGGTGGTGAAGCCGCTGGTGGGCGATGCCCGCCGCCTCAGCTTCGCCCTCGACGACACGCCGACCGAACGGTACGGGCCGCACTCTGTTCGTGTAATTGATGGTTACGGGAGCACGCCAAAGGGCGTTACGATCCGGAACGCCCTTTGA
- a CDS encoding DUF1559 family PulG-like putative transporter, with the protein MLKRRAFTLIELLVVIAIISILIGMLLPAVQKAREAAARMACSNNLKQIGLAMHMHHNSFERLPPSRVYPILVIVPPVQPDNLVHEGGATWAVFILPNLEEENFYRKWALGNTYYDQSPDARQYNVKGYFCPSRRSSKDGLSVFGDTPQIIPTKGYPHFPGGLSDYAVVLDPNGADTPSQSNPTLNGSFQRETGFRFVDFSDGLTNTLLVGEKQVAKSKHGVGWTDCSTYNGNYGQCSSRAASRLYPLTTNPNDTGWKFGSRHAGVVQFCFADGGVRALPESINPTILELLTTRNDGQVIPEY; encoded by the coding sequence GTGCTCAAAAGAAGAGCGTTCACGCTGATCGAGTTGTTGGTCGTCATCGCCATCATCTCGATTCTGATCGGGATGCTGTTACCGGCCGTGCAGAAGGCGCGCGAGGCCGCGGCGCGCATGGCCTGCTCCAACAACCTGAAGCAGATCGGGTTGGCCATGCACATGCACCACAACAGCTTCGAGCGGTTGCCCCCGTCGCGCGTGTACCCGATCCTCGTGATCGTCCCCCCCGTGCAACCGGACAACCTGGTCCATGAGGGCGGCGCGACCTGGGCGGTGTTCATTCTGCCCAATCTCGAAGAGGAGAACTTTTACCGGAAATGGGCCCTCGGGAACACCTACTACGACCAGAGCCCGGACGCTCGGCAGTACAACGTGAAGGGCTACTTCTGCCCGTCGCGCCGGAGCAGCAAGGACGGCTTGAGCGTGTTCGGGGACACCCCACAGATCATCCCGACCAAAGGCTACCCCCACTTCCCCGGCGGGCTGTCCGACTACGCGGTGGTCCTCGACCCGAACGGAGCCGACACGCCGAGCCAGTCGAACCCCACATTGAACGGTTCGTTCCAAAGAGAAACCGGATTCCGGTTCGTCGACTTCAGTGACGGGTTAACCAACACGCTCCTCGTCGGTGAAAAGCAGGTCGCGAAGAGCAAGCACGGCGTCGGGTGGACGGACTGCTCGACATACAACGGGAACTACGGACAGTGCTCGAGCCGCGCCGCCTCGCGCTTGTACCCACTGACCACGAACCCGAACGATACCGGGTGGAAGTTCGGGAGCCGGCACGCCGGCGTCGTGCAGTTCTGCTTCGCCGACGGCGGTGTGCGGGCGCTCCCGGAATCCATCAACCCGACCATCCTTGAGCTGCTCACGACGCGCAACGACGGGCAAGTGATCCCCGAATACTAA
- a CDS encoding 2-oxo acid dehydrogenase subunit E2, translating to MRGRVVPLSVPRRLVCDLMHFASGVPTIPVQRRMSLARVVAARNRGPDRAPWTAVFAKALARVAARVPELRRAYCKLPYPHLYEYPRSIASVVVEREYRGQKALFTLGIRDPAERPLEDLVRAVRGAQTLPVGDVSQFRRALRFGRYPLPVRRALWWTALNWGRVRANYFGTFLVSVYSALGAESLHPLSPLTSTLTYGPIGPDGSVDVRLVYDHRVLDGATVARALARLEYELNGYVCDELGTQAVAPSGAVECGSGTSEEMVETR from the coding sequence ATGCGCGGTCGCGTCGTTCCCCTGTCCGTCCCCCGCCGCCTCGTGTGCGACCTGATGCACTTCGCGTCCGGGGTGCCGACGATCCCGGTCCAGCGCCGCATGTCCCTGGCCCGGGTCGTCGCGGCCCGGAACCGAGGCCCCGATCGGGCCCCGTGGACTGCGGTGTTCGCCAAGGCCCTGGCGCGCGTCGCGGCCCGGGTGCCCGAGCTGCGCCGGGCGTACTGTAAGCTCCCGTACCCGCACCTGTACGAGTACCCGCGGAGCATCGCATCGGTGGTCGTAGAGCGCGAGTACCGGGGCCAGAAGGCCCTGTTCACGCTCGGGATCCGGGACCCGGCCGAGCGCCCCTTGGAAGATCTCGTCCGGGCCGTCCGAGGGGCCCAGACCTTGCCGGTCGGGGACGTGAGCCAGTTCCGCCGGGCCCTGCGGTTCGGGCGGTACCCGCTGCCGGTGCGGCGCGCCCTGTGGTGGACCGCGCTCAACTGGGGGCGCGTGCGCGCGAACTACTTCGGCACGTTCCTGGTGTCCGTGTACTCGGCGCTCGGGGCCGAGTCCCTGCACCCGCTCTCCCCGCTCACGAGCACTCTGACGTATGGCCCCATTGGTCCCGACGGTTCGGTCGACGTGCGCCTCGTGTACGACCACCGGGTGCTGGACGGGGCCACGGTGGCCCGGGCCCTGGCCCGGCTCGAGTACGAGCTGAACGGGTACGTGTGCGACGAACTCGGCACCCAGGCCGTGGCCCCGAGCGGGGCTGTGGAGTGTGGGTCTGGTACTTCAGAAGAAATGGTCGAGACGCGCTAA
- a CDS encoding class I SAM-dependent methyltransferase, with protein MPPYRQLLADTLEWAAPGPGERWLDLGCGGGALTRAIWERTGGTVAEIVGTDCAPANARAYERLRTALAPSPGSRIAFLCHDFSTGLGPLADGAFDHAMSGLSISYAESRNPTTGGWTADAYDRLLNEVARVLRPGGRFVFSVNVPDPSWGRIAWLSLGAALRAERPLRYLKRAGRMWRYGRWLTRGARSGRFHYLPPETVAAKLSAAGFGATEHRLSYAGQALVFRTLKRT; from the coding sequence TTGCCCCCGTATCGACAACTCCTCGCCGATACTCTCGAATGGGCCGCACCCGGGCCCGGCGAACGTTGGCTCGACCTCGGGTGTGGGGGCGGCGCCCTGACCCGCGCCATTTGGGAGCGCACAGGGGGTACGGTCGCGGAGATCGTCGGCACCGATTGCGCGCCCGCTAACGCCCGCGCCTACGAGCGGCTCCGCACGGCCCTGGCGCCGAGCCCGGGGAGCCGGATCGCGTTCCTGTGCCACGACTTCAGTACCGGGCTCGGGCCGCTCGCGGACGGCGCGTTCGACCACGCCATGTCGGGTCTGTCAATCTCCTATGCCGAGTCCCGGAACCCGACCACCGGGGGCTGGACCGCGGACGCATACGACCGGCTCCTGAACGAGGTGGCCCGGGTTCTGCGCCCGGGCGGGCGGTTCGTGTTCTCGGTCAACGTGCCGGACCCGTCCTGGGGCCGCATCGCGTGGCTCTCCCTGGGAGCGGCCCTCCGTGCCGAGCGCCCGCTCCGGTACCTGAAGCGCGCGGGCCGCATGTGGCGCTACGGCCGCTGGCTGACGCGCGGAGCCCGGTCCGGGCGGTTCCACTACCTCCCGCCCGAGACCGTGGCCGCGAAGCTGAGCGCGGCCGGGTTCGGGGCCACCGAGCACCGGCTCAGCTACGCGGGCCAGGCGCTCGTGTTCCGGACCCTGAAGCGGACCTGA
- a CDS encoding TIGR03066 family protein produces MRARLACALAVMAFASGASADDAKLEKIDPAKLVGRWDAQNTKTGLVIEFTKDGKTKSAFMLSPGKPIRVEGTYTIEGNKLITVVKSGDQEAKETLTVTKLTDTELVGTMERGREKAFVRSKDK; encoded by the coding sequence ATGCGCGCACGTTTAGCTTGTGCTCTGGCTGTCATGGCCTTCGCGTCAGGTGCGTCTGCGGACGATGCGAAGTTGGAGAAAATCGACCCCGCGAAACTGGTCGGGCGCTGGGACGCGCAGAACACGAAGACCGGCTTGGTCATCGAGTTCACCAAGGACGGCAAGACCAAGTCCGCTTTCATGCTGTCGCCCGGTAAACCGATCCGGGTCGAGGGCACGTACACGATCGAGGGCAACAAGCTCATTACGGTCGTCAAGAGCGGCGACCAGGAAGCAAAAGAGACGCTCACCGTCACCAAGTTGACCGACACTGAGTTGGTGGGCACGATGGAACGCGGGCGCGAGAAGGCGTTTGTTCGCAGTAAGGACAAGTAA